Proteins from a genomic interval of Zingiber officinale cultivar Zhangliang chromosome 1B, Zo_v1.1, whole genome shotgun sequence:
- the LOC122052517 gene encoding uncharacterized protein LOC122052517 codes for MEGGKKKSSSIADDLSPSRKSPPPPSSNLSASSPGHFSGVFPPPSAVAGKSHGNKSKTQTVQSKDGKPVVTSTQYEESTYFGSSVHYGGRDFYDSSASNQPSGAPKPYKDSYDKGENPNDPNVANRGEWWQGSLYY; via the exons ATGGAAGGAggcaagaagaagtcttcatcgaTCGCCGACGATCTCTCCCCCAGCAGGAAGTCTCCGCCTCCTCCCTCATCCAATTTGTCTGCTTCCTCGCCTGGCCACTTCAGCGGCGTCTTCCCTCCTCCGTCTGCG GTGGCGGGAAAATCTCACGGCAACAAATCCAAAACGCAAACGGTGCAGAGCAAGGACGGCAAACCTGTCGTCACCAGTACTCAATACGAAGAATCGACCTATTTTGGCTCATCCGTTCACTACGGTGGCCGGGATTTCTATGACAGCTCTGCATCCAACCAACCTTCTGGAGCTCCAAAACCT TATAAAGATTCATATGACAAGGGAGAGAATCCCAATGATCCCAACGTTGCCAACAGAGGTGAATGGTGGCAAG GTTCTCTGTACTACTGA